One Sodalinema gerasimenkoae IPPAS B-353 DNA segment encodes these proteins:
- the tkt gene encoding transketolase, whose amino-acid sequence MAVATQSLQELCINSIRFLAIDAVEKAKSGHPGLPMGAAPMAFVLWDRFMRFNPKNPQWFNRDRFVLSAGHGCMLQYALLYLTGYDSVGIDDIKQFRQWGSRTPGHPENFETPGVEVTTGPLGQGIANAVGLAMAEAHLAARFNKSDAAIVDHYTYAILGDGCNMEGVSGEACSLAGHLGLGKLIALYDDNHISIDGSTDISFTEDVAKRFEAYGWHVIHVENGNTDLDSIEKAIAEAKKVTDKPSFIKVTTTIGYGSPNKANTAGVHGAALGGDEIEATRKNLGWNHEPFEVPDDALAHFRKAIDRGAEAEQAWNATLETYRSKYPEEAANFDRMLKGELPQGWDADLPSFTPDDKGIATRKHSQATLNALAPNLPELIGGSADLTHSNLTELKCSGSFQKGTYENRNLRFGVREHGMGSICNGIALHNSGLIPYCATFLVFADYMRAAIRLSALSEAGVIYVMTHDSIALGEDGPTHQPVETIASLRAIPNLVVIRPADGNETSGAYKVAVQNRKRPTLIAFTRQNVPNLAASTADNVAKGAYIAADCDGTPEMIFIGTGSEVSLCIDAAEKLTAEGKKVRVVSMPSWELFEEQDAAYRESVLPKAVTKRLVVEAGTRFGWERYMGAEGDMVSVDTFGASAPGGTVMEKFGFTVDNVLAKAKAVLG is encoded by the coding sequence ATGGCAGTCGCCACCCAATCACTTCAAGAACTTTGCATCAACTCCATTCGCTTCCTCGCGATTGATGCCGTGGAAAAAGCGAAGTCTGGACACCCCGGACTTCCCATGGGAGCCGCGCCGATGGCGTTTGTGCTTTGGGATCGCTTCATGCGGTTTAACCCCAAAAATCCTCAGTGGTTTAACCGCGATCGCTTTGTCCTCTCAGCCGGCCATGGCTGTATGTTGCAATATGCCCTGTTATACCTAACCGGCTATGACAGTGTTGGCATTGATGACATCAAACAGTTCCGTCAATGGGGCTCTCGCACTCCCGGACACCCCGAAAACTTTGAAACTCCTGGCGTCGAAGTTACCACCGGCCCCCTAGGACAAGGGATTGCCAATGCCGTGGGTTTGGCCATGGCTGAAGCTCACCTAGCCGCCCGCTTTAACAAGTCCGACGCGGCGATCGTCGATCACTACACCTACGCCATTCTCGGTGACGGCTGCAACATGGAAGGGGTTTCCGGTGAAGCCTGTTCCCTCGCCGGACACCTGGGCCTGGGTAAACTCATCGCCCTCTACGACGATAACCACATCTCCATTGATGGGTCCACGGATATCTCCTTCACCGAAGATGTCGCCAAACGCTTTGAAGCCTACGGCTGGCACGTGATTCACGTCGAAAACGGCAACACCGACCTCGATAGTATCGAGAAGGCGATCGCCGAAGCCAAAAAAGTCACCGACAAACCCTCCTTCATCAAAGTCACTACCACCATCGGCTACGGTTCCCCCAATAAAGCCAACACCGCCGGTGTTCACGGGGCGGCTCTCGGTGGCGACGAAATCGAAGCCACTCGCAAAAACCTAGGCTGGAACCACGAGCCGTTTGAGGTTCCCGACGATGCCCTGGCGCATTTCCGCAAAGCCATCGATCGCGGTGCTGAAGCCGAACAAGCCTGGAATGCTACCTTAGAAACCTATCGCAGCAAGTACCCCGAAGAGGCGGCTAACTTCGATCGGATGCTCAAGGGTGAACTTCCCCAAGGTTGGGATGCTGACTTACCCAGCTTCACCCCCGACGACAAAGGCATCGCCACCCGGAAGCATTCCCAAGCCACTCTTAATGCTCTTGCCCCCAACCTGCCGGAACTCATCGGCGGTTCTGCGGACTTAACCCACTCCAACTTAACGGAACTCAAATGTTCCGGTAGCTTCCAAAAAGGCACCTATGAAAATCGCAACCTTCGCTTTGGGGTGCGTGAACATGGCATGGGATCGATTTGTAATGGGATTGCCCTGCACAACTCCGGCTTAATCCCCTACTGTGCCACCTTCCTCGTGTTTGCCGACTATATGCGGGCAGCCATTCGTCTGTCGGCCCTGTCGGAAGCGGGGGTTATCTATGTGATGACTCACGACTCCATTGCCCTTGGTGAAGATGGCCCCACCCACCAACCGGTAGAAACCATCGCCTCCCTGCGTGCGATTCCTAACTTAGTGGTGATTCGTCCAGCGGATGGCAATGAAACCTCCGGTGCGTATAAAGTGGCGGTGCAAAATCGCAAGCGTCCGACGTTGATTGCCTTCACCCGTCAGAATGTCCCCAACTTGGCTGCCAGCACGGCTGATAATGTGGCGAAGGGTGCTTACATTGCCGCTGATTGTGATGGCACACCTGAGATGATTTTCATCGGTACGGGGAGTGAAGTCTCTCTCTGCATCGATGCGGCGGAAAAACTCACCGCTGAAGGGAAGAAGGTGCGCGTGGTGTCGATGCCTTCTTGGGAACTGTTTGAGGAGCAAGATGCGGCCTATCGCGAGTCTGTGTTGCCGAAAGCGGTTACGAAGCGTTTAGTGGTGGAAGCCGGGACTCGCTTCGGCTGGGAACGCTATATGGGGGCTGAGGGCGACATGGTAAGTGTCGATACCTTTGGTGCATCGGCTCCTGGTGGAACGGTGATGGAGAAATTTGGCTTCACGGTGGATAACGTGTTGGCCAAAGCCAAAGCGGTTCTCGGTTAG
- the rimO gene encoding 30S ribosomal protein S12 methylthiotransferase RimO, whose product MSGTPTIAVSHLGCEKNRIDTEHMLGLLLQAGYSIDANEDFADYVIVNTCSFIQAAREESVRTLVELAEEGKKIVITGCMAQHFQEELLDEIPEAVAVVGTGDYNKIVDVIQRAQQGERVKEISANPTYIADESTPRYRTTNEGFAYLRIAEGCDYRCAFCIIPHLRGNQRSRPIESIVAEAKQLAEQGVQELVLISQITTNYGVDLYGKPKLAELLRELGQVDIPWVRMHYTYPTGITPAVMDAIRETPNALPYLDLPLQHSHPDVLKSMNRPWQGRVNDEIIDRIKAALPEAVLRTTFIVGFPGETEEQFQHLVEFVKRHEFDHVGVFTFSPEEETPAFSMENQVPQEVMDERRDILMSIQQGISQKRNQQQIGKVVDVLAEEVNPRTGQWIGRSARFAPEVDGVIYVEGSPEALPQLGTLVSVKIIDADAYDLYGETVS is encoded by the coding sequence ATGTCTGGTACCCCCACCATCGCCGTCTCTCATCTCGGCTGCGAGAAGAATCGTATCGATACTGAACATATGCTCGGCTTACTGCTACAAGCCGGCTACAGCATTGACGCGAACGAAGATTTTGCCGATTACGTCATCGTCAACACCTGTAGCTTCATCCAAGCGGCGCGGGAAGAGTCGGTGCGAACCCTCGTTGAACTAGCCGAAGAGGGCAAAAAAATCGTCATCACCGGCTGCATGGCCCAGCATTTCCAAGAGGAACTCCTCGACGAAATCCCCGAGGCCGTCGCCGTCGTCGGTACTGGGGACTATAACAAAATTGTCGATGTCATCCAGCGGGCCCAGCAGGGAGAGCGGGTTAAAGAGATCTCGGCGAACCCCACCTACATTGCCGACGAATCCACCCCCCGCTATCGCACCACCAACGAAGGCTTTGCCTATCTACGGATTGCCGAAGGCTGCGACTATCGTTGTGCCTTCTGCATTATTCCCCATCTGCGGGGCAACCAGCGATCGCGCCCCATTGAGTCCATCGTTGCCGAAGCCAAACAACTGGCTGAACAAGGGGTTCAGGAACTGGTCCTCATTTCGCAAATCACCACCAATTATGGGGTTGACTTATATGGGAAACCCAAACTAGCGGAACTCTTGCGAGAACTGGGCCAGGTGGATATTCCCTGGGTGCGGATGCACTACACCTATCCCACGGGAATTACCCCAGCGGTGATGGATGCCATCCGTGAAACCCCTAATGCCCTGCCCTATCTGGACTTACCCCTACAACATTCTCATCCTGACGTTCTCAAGTCCATGAACCGTCCCTGGCAAGGGCGAGTGAATGACGAGATTATCGATCGCATCAAAGCGGCTCTCCCCGAGGCCGTCTTACGCACCACCTTTATTGTGGGCTTCCCCGGTGAAACCGAGGAGCAATTCCAGCATCTGGTGGAATTTGTCAAGCGTCATGAATTTGACCATGTGGGGGTGTTCACCTTCTCCCCCGAAGAAGAAACCCCGGCGTTTTCCATGGAGAATCAAGTTCCTCAGGAGGTGATGGACGAACGGCGGGATATCCTGATGTCGATTCAGCAGGGAATTTCCCAAAAACGCAATCAACAGCAAATTGGTAAGGTGGTTGATGTTTTGGCTGAAGAAGTCAACCCACGAACTGGCCAATGGATTGGGCGATCGGCCCGTTTTGCCCCTGAGGTGGATGGGGTGATCTATGTGGAGGGTTCTCCTGAGGCTCTGCCGCAATTGGGAACTCTGGTTTCGGTGAAGATTATCGATGCCGATGCTTACGATCTCTATGGGGAGACAGTCAGCTAA
- a CDS encoding hemolysin family protein: MSLFVATSDISPLLGSLWLDIAVLGLTLLLSGFFSGSETALTALTDFQIRSLIQEPNRPRFVLNSLLENKPRFIITILVGNTLVNNLSAILTSNLFSIWLGNRGIGVATAVITFLVLTFGEIIPKSVAINYVLPIFLVTVRPIYWLSQVLSLFRIIQLFEAITQFALKRFTSKSSQEGESLRDLHLMIEVLGGKGKLDFHKHRLLNKALMLDSLSAKDVLKSRIEMRTIAYDATLQELVDLCLETGYSRIPVQEESKDCILGIVHLKRALQHLQSHPQGGGDRVTTIMDSPVYIPETKRVADLLKEMLQQRLHLAIVVDEYGGTVGLVSLEDILEELVGEIYDESDFLSRLERAKKLRPPAPSDSPNFPEGRSP, translated from the coding sequence ATGTCCTTGTTTGTTGCAACCTCTGATATCTCACCGCTGTTAGGAAGTCTCTGGCTTGATATTGCAGTTTTGGGCTTAACTTTGCTCTTGTCTGGATTTTTTTCTGGTTCTGAAACTGCACTTACGGCTTTAACTGATTTTCAGATTCGCTCGTTAATTCAAGAGCCAAATCGCCCTAGATTTGTATTAAATAGTCTACTAGAAAATAAACCTCGTTTTATTATCACTATTTTGGTTGGTAATACGTTGGTCAACAACCTATCGGCGATTTTAACAAGCAATTTATTTAGTATTTGGCTGGGAAATCGAGGGATTGGAGTTGCAACAGCAGTCATTACTTTTTTGGTCTTGACGTTTGGGGAAATTATTCCTAAGTCTGTAGCGATCAATTATGTTCTTCCTATATTTCTAGTCACTGTTCGTCCAATTTATTGGCTTTCTCAAGTTTTATCTCTGTTTCGGATCATTCAACTGTTTGAAGCGATTACCCAGTTTGCGTTAAAGCGATTTACGTCAAAGTCATCTCAAGAGGGAGAATCGTTACGAGATTTACACTTGATGATTGAGGTGTTGGGCGGGAAGGGGAAATTAGATTTTCATAAACATCGACTTCTTAATAAGGCGTTGATGCTCGATAGTTTAAGCGCTAAGGATGTGCTGAAGTCTCGGATCGAAATGCGCACGATCGCCTATGATGCCACCTTACAAGAATTGGTGGATTTATGCTTGGAAACGGGCTATTCTCGGATTCCAGTACAGGAAGAGTCTAAAGATTGCATTTTAGGAATTGTTCACCTCAAACGAGCATTGCAACATCTGCAATCGCACCCCCAGGGAGGCGGCGATCGCGTCACGACGATTATGGATTCCCCCGTCTATATCCCAGAAACCAAACGGGTAGCCGATTTACTTAAGGAGATGTTGCAACAGCGGCTACACCTAGCCATTGTCGTCGATGAGTATGGGGGAACCGTGGGGTTGGTGTCCCTCGAAGACATCCTAGAGGAACTGGTGGGCGAGATTTACGATGAAAGTGATTTTCTCAGCCGCCTGGAACGGGCCAAAAAATTGAGGCCCCCGGCCCCCTCAGATTCTCCAAACTTTCCCGAGGGGCGATCGCCCTAG
- a CDS encoding alpha/beta fold hydrolase: MSNSPQVIWLNPNPSWRRFHRPLMRYLSKTMVVAEWEYCQTADEPSSLEVALNLLHEYLCDLNQPVHLIGHSTGGTLGLLYSRRYPERVKSLSLLGVGCHPAVDWQAHYYVQRQLLPCSREMLLAQMVRSIIGSCSWEDTKLGIKILEADLVRSPSAHSLYTRDRITPGGVAVPLFVCGSRGDTIVDRRQLQGWMPWLKRGDRLWEHPGDTHVFHYFDPSSVGDRIRSFWQYHAQTCFLHSQVA, translated from the coding sequence ATGTCCAACAGTCCTCAAGTCATCTGGCTCAACCCCAACCCAAGTTGGCGGCGGTTTCACCGTCCCCTGATGCGATATCTCTCCAAAACCATGGTGGTGGCCGAGTGGGAATATTGCCAAACCGCTGATGAGCCAAGCTCTCTGGAAGTGGCCCTAAACCTATTGCATGAGTATTTGTGCGATCTCAACCAGCCGGTTCATCTCATTGGCCATAGTACCGGAGGCACATTAGGCCTACTCTATAGTCGCCGCTATCCCGAACGGGTCAAATCCCTCAGCTTATTGGGCGTCGGCTGCCACCCCGCCGTCGATTGGCAAGCTCATTACTATGTCCAACGTCAACTGTTGCCCTGTAGCCGCGAGATGCTCTTAGCGCAGATGGTGCGGTCAATCATCGGGTCCTGTTCTTGGGAAGATACGAAATTGGGGATTAAGATTTTAGAAGCCGACTTAGTGCGATCGCCCTCAGCCCATTCCCTCTACACCCGCGATCGCATCACCCCAGGAGGAGTGGCCGTACCTCTGTTCGTTTGTGGTAGTCGCGGTGATACCATTGTGGACCGGCGACAACTCCAAGGTTGGATGCCCTGGCTCAAACGGGGCGATCGCCTTTGGGAGCATCCCGGAGATACCCATGTCTTCCATTATTTTGACCCCAGTTCCGTGGGCGATCGCATCCGTAGTTTTTGGCAATACCACGCTCAGACGTGCTTTCTCCATTCTCAAGTCGCCTGA
- a CDS encoding ferritin-like domain-containing protein, with amino-acid sequence MKDLNLEKTIELLNSIMEFELAGVVRYTHYSLMVTGPNRIPIVDFFKAQATESLLHAQQAGEILTGIGGHPSQRIAPIEESYQHSVSNLLNESLNHEQAALDMYKRLLGTVENASVYLEEYARGMIGTEELHTIELKKMLRDFS; translated from the coding sequence ATGAAAGACCTCAATCTCGAAAAAACCATCGAACTTCTCAACTCCATTATGGAGTTCGAGTTAGCCGGGGTGGTGCGTTACACCCACTACTCCCTAATGGTTACCGGCCCAAATCGCATTCCCATCGTCGATTTCTTCAAAGCCCAAGCCACCGAGTCCTTGCTTCATGCCCAGCAAGCCGGAGAAATTCTGACCGGAATTGGTGGACATCCCAGCCAACGTATCGCCCCTATTGAAGAAAGTTATCAACACTCTGTCTCAAATCTCCTCAATGAAAGCTTGAACCACGAACAAGCGGCCTTGGATATGTACAAACGACTCTTAGGAACCGTGGAAAATGCCAGCGTTTACCTAGAGGAATATGCCCGAGGCATGATCGGCACCGAAGAACTCCATACCATCGAGTTGAAGAAAATGCTTCGGGATTTTAGCTAG
- a CDS encoding FTR1 family iron permease, with translation MDLTAALPTFVITLREGFEAALVVGIVLSCLKKAAQPQLNRWVFAGVGAGIGASALVGWLFYLGMGAIRRSQHPYTPIVEPLLEGTLCIIAILMLSWMLLWMTQQARSLKGEIEGAVTSALAQGSDPAKSLTQGYAAAWGVFSLVFIAVLREGFETVVFILAKFQQGWVPTLGAVAGLAGAAGLGLLLFRTGVKINVRQFFQVMGILLLLIVSGLVISALKHINGAVDALAQLQPQFANWCDVNSASCVLGGLVWDAHAILPDKEFPGIILKTLFGYRDRLYVAQAIAYVSFLATAGWLYFQSLRGTPSAKPSPSRQAEP, from the coding sequence CTGGATTTGACGGCTGCACTCCCCACCTTCGTCATTACCTTACGAGAAGGCTTTGAAGCGGCCCTTGTGGTGGGGATTGTTCTATCCTGTCTGAAAAAAGCAGCGCAACCCCAACTTAACCGTTGGGTGTTTGCCGGAGTTGGGGCAGGAATTGGCGCGAGTGCCTTGGTGGGCTGGCTATTTTATCTAGGGATGGGAGCTATTCGGCGCTCTCAGCATCCCTATACGCCCATCGTGGAACCCCTATTAGAAGGAACGCTCTGTATTATTGCGATTCTGATGCTCAGTTGGATGTTACTGTGGATGACCCAACAGGCGCGATCGCTCAAAGGAGAAATCGAGGGCGCAGTGACGTCAGCCCTAGCCCAAGGCTCAGACCCAGCAAAATCCCTAACCCAAGGGTATGCCGCCGCTTGGGGGGTGTTTAGTCTCGTCTTTATTGCTGTCTTACGAGAAGGCTTTGAAACCGTTGTCTTTATTCTGGCCAAGTTTCAGCAGGGATGGGTTCCCACCCTAGGTGCCGTGGCCGGATTAGCCGGTGCAGCAGGATTAGGGCTGTTGCTGTTTCGCACTGGCGTCAAAATCAATGTGCGTCAGTTCTTCCAAGTCATGGGAATTCTGCTGCTGTTGATTGTCTCCGGGTTAGTCATCTCCGCCCTGAAACACATCAATGGAGCCGTGGACGCGCTCGCCCAGCTACAACCGCAATTTGCCAATTGGTGCGATGTCAATAGTGCCTCTTGCGTATTAGGAGGCCTCGTCTGGGATGCCCACGCCATCTTACCCGATAAAGAATTTCCCGGAATCATCTTAAAAACCCTCTTCGGCTATCGCGATCGCCTCTATGTCGCCCAAGCCATCGCCTATGTCAGTTTTCTGGCCACTGCGGGGTGGCTCTACTTCCAGAGTTTGAGAGGCACGCCCTCAGCCAAACCCAGCCCTTCCCGTCAAGCCGAACCTTAA